A genomic window from Planococcus rifietoensis includes:
- a CDS encoding ABC transporter permease: MLNYTIRRLLSVIPVMLVVSVIVFMIVHLTPGNPAFLILGEDSSPEAIADLERELGLDQALYVQFFNWFSQVITGDLGTSVYSSQSVTSLIAENFGPTFSLMALSTVILLAIAIPVAILIVALRKTVLDPIFTSVSLFGVSVPEFWLATLLVLGFGVALPIFPVAGYVPFAEGADAWLHHILLPSFVLAIVEVGIIARMLRDSMLDSVNQDYIKTARAKGVKEREVLMRHVFVNALIPTTTVLGATVAGLLGGTVIIETLFTIPGIGQLLVDSIHRRDYPVVQGIVLFIAGIYVFVNLLVDLLYTFLDPRIRYD; this comes from the coding sequence ATGCTGAACTACACGATTCGCCGGTTGTTGTCGGTGATTCCCGTCATGCTGGTCGTCAGTGTCATCGTCTTTATGATCGTGCATTTGACTCCCGGTAACCCGGCGTTTCTCATTTTAGGAGAAGACAGTTCACCGGAAGCGATTGCTGATTTGGAGCGTGAACTGGGCTTGGACCAAGCGCTTTATGTCCAATTCTTCAATTGGTTTTCACAAGTCATCACGGGGGATCTCGGAACTTCCGTTTACTCTTCGCAATCGGTGACCTCGCTGATCGCTGAGAATTTCGGGCCGACCTTCAGCTTGATGGCGCTGTCGACGGTGATTTTGCTCGCCATTGCCATTCCAGTGGCGATCCTCATCGTCGCGCTGCGCAAGACCGTCTTGGATCCGATCTTCACATCGGTTTCCTTGTTCGGCGTATCCGTCCCGGAATTCTGGCTCGCGACGCTATTGGTGCTTGGCTTCGGCGTTGCGCTGCCGATCTTTCCGGTGGCCGGCTATGTGCCGTTTGCGGAAGGGGCGGATGCATGGCTTCACCATATTTTGCTGCCGTCGTTTGTACTAGCGATCGTCGAAGTGGGCATCATCGCGCGGATGCTGCGCGACAGCATGCTCGATTCGGTCAATCAGGATTACATCAAAACGGCGCGCGCGAAAGGCGTAAAGGAACGTGAAGTATTGATGCGCCATGTCTTCGTCAATGCCTTGATCCCGACGACGACGGTACTCGGCGCTACCGTGGCCGGCTTGCTTGGCGGCACGGTCATCATCGAGACTTTGTTCACGATTCCGGGCATCGGCCAGCTCTTGGTCGATTCCATCCACCGGCGCGATTACCCAGTCGTCCAGGGAATTGTGCTGTTCATTGCCGGTATTTATGTATTCGTCAATTTATTGGTGGATTTGCTCTACACGTTCCTCGATCCGCGCATCCGCTATGATTGA
- a CDS encoding ABC transporter substrate-binding protein: MKNIIFLVITLIALIGLAGCSGSEASPSDSGAASEPVEGGELNVAIGADPNTLDWMYTGESAARKIGWHIYEGLFALNQDFEAAPLLAEDYEVSEDGKTYTINLREGVTFHNGEPVTAEDAKASIERWLKVSSVGKITNDHVESVEADGSQLTIQLNKAYSSLLSDLAAPKSAAVVLPKAIAEAAGEKPLDHDQYIGTGPFQFDSWKRGDEIVLSKYDDYASRTDETSGLTGEKKAYVDSVHFKIVKDPQVVVNGLKTGLYDFGDEVPLDLYEVIESTPNIEAGTATNGYTVLTPDKSEAPFDDLQVRQALNAALDKEAIAKATYGNEEFYELDGALFTPNQTALYSEENTDGFLSYDVDEAKRLLEESSYDGEPIKIIFSSDSNDYKKIAEIAEQQLEAAGFAVELESYEWATYLEKWGEATNWDLVVVGWSPFFSPNQAGMLSQDSNSSGWYNSEKWQEQIAQWAQAESEEERQQILAGLNETLYEELPFEKVTNISNLNARTTDIHDYSEWYGPRFWNTYKTN; encoded by the coding sequence GTGAAGAATATCATCTTTTTAGTTATCACGTTAATTGCACTTATCGGATTGGCCGGTTGTTCCGGCAGTGAAGCAAGCCCATCAGATTCAGGCGCAGCTTCAGAACCTGTAGAAGGCGGAGAATTGAATGTGGCGATCGGCGCAGATCCGAACACGCTCGATTGGATGTATACAGGGGAAAGTGCCGCTCGCAAAATCGGCTGGCATATTTATGAAGGCTTGTTTGCCTTGAACCAGGATTTTGAAGCGGCACCGCTGCTCGCGGAAGATTATGAAGTGAGCGAAGACGGAAAAACCTACACGATTAATTTGCGTGAAGGCGTAACTTTCCATAACGGGGAACCAGTAACGGCAGAAGATGCCAAAGCGTCCATCGAACGTTGGCTGAAAGTGTCATCTGTCGGCAAGATCACCAACGACCACGTGGAGTCCGTAGAAGCAGACGGCTCGCAATTGACCATTCAATTGAACAAAGCCTATAGCTCCTTGCTTTCCGATTTGGCTGCCCCGAAATCGGCTGCAGTCGTCTTGCCGAAAGCAATCGCTGAAGCGGCCGGCGAAAAGCCGCTCGACCATGACCAGTATATCGGCACCGGGCCTTTCCAGTTTGATTCGTGGAAGCGCGGCGATGAAATCGTACTTTCCAAATACGACGACTATGCATCCAGAACCGATGAGACAAGCGGTTTGACGGGAGAGAAAAAAGCGTATGTGGATTCGGTCCATTTCAAGATCGTCAAAGACCCTCAAGTGGTGGTTAATGGCTTGAAAACCGGGCTTTACGATTTCGGCGATGAAGTGCCGCTCGATTTGTACGAAGTGATTGAAAGCACGCCGAATATCGAAGCAGGCACCGCCACTAACGGCTATACGGTGTTGACGCCGGATAAATCGGAAGCGCCTTTCGATGACTTGCAAGTGCGCCAGGCATTGAACGCTGCACTCGATAAAGAAGCGATTGCCAAAGCAACATACGGCAACGAGGAATTTTACGAATTGGACGGCGCGTTGTTTACGCCGAACCAAACTGCCCTGTATTCGGAAGAAAACACAGACGGCTTCCTATCCTACGATGTGGATGAAGCGAAACGCTTATTGGAAGAAAGCAGCTACGACGGTGAGCCGATCAAAATTATCTTCTCAAGCGATTCCAACGACTATAAGAAAATTGCCGAGATCGCTGAACAGCAGCTTGAAGCAGCCGGCTTTGCGGTCGAGCTGGAATCCTATGAATGGGCAACATACCTTGAGAAATGGGGAGAGGCTACCAATTGGGATCTCGTTGTCGTCGGATGGTCCCCGTTCTTCTCGCCGAACCAGGCAGGCATGTTGAGCCAGGATTCGAACAGCAGCGGCTGGTACAACAGCGAGAAATGGCAGGAGCAAATCGCCCAGTGGGCACAAGCGGAATCCGAGGAAGAGCGACAGCAGATCCTCGCCGGCTTGAACGAAACGCTCTACGAAGAATTGCCGTTTGAAAAAGTGACGAACATCTCGAACTTGAATGCGCGCACAACCGATATCCACGACTATAGCGAATGGTACGGCCCGCGCTTCTGGAATACGTATAAAACCAATTAA
- a CDS encoding alpha/beta hydrolase, whose protein sequence is MNEQYPVIQGAEAFFLKGGGTGILLCHGFLGTPQSVRELGEALGKQGYTVSCPRLPGHGTHFKDLQPFSNEDWFQSVEQAYLELKQTCTSVFVIGQSMGGTLSLDLASRHSEIRGIALINPAIDIPQFETYRSRPAHAYVTEDAPDIKKADAVEITYGQAPVKAYQQLLGYMDAVRAKLGEVHCPVVCFQSLEDHVVPPANTDYILGKVGSEHAFKHELHNSYHIASMDHELDFIVAKSIEWIEQSSVLPAGRQA, encoded by the coding sequence ATGAACGAACAATATCCTGTCATCCAAGGGGCGGAAGCCTTCTTTCTGAAAGGCGGCGGCACCGGCATCCTACTGTGCCACGGGTTTCTCGGCACGCCGCAAAGCGTTAGGGAGTTAGGCGAAGCGCTCGGCAAGCAAGGCTATACGGTTTCCTGTCCGCGGCTGCCAGGCCATGGCACCCATTTCAAGGACCTGCAACCATTCTCTAATGAGGACTGGTTCCAGAGTGTCGAGCAGGCCTATTTAGAACTCAAGCAAACATGCACATCGGTCTTTGTCATTGGGCAATCGATGGGCGGCACCTTGAGCTTGGATCTGGCCAGCCGCCATTCTGAAATCCGTGGCATCGCGTTGATCAATCCGGCGATCGACATCCCGCAGTTTGAAACTTACCGCAGCCGCCCGGCCCATGCTTACGTCACAGAAGATGCGCCCGATATTAAAAAAGCGGATGCGGTGGAAATCACTTACGGGCAAGCGCCGGTCAAAGCGTATCAGCAATTGCTCGGCTATATGGATGCTGTCCGCGCAAAGCTCGGCGAAGTCCACTGCCCGGTCGTGTGTTTCCAGTCGCTTGAAGATCATGTCGTACCGCCAGCCAACACCGATTATATTCTCGGCAAGGTCGGTTCAGAACACGCGTTCAAGCACGAACTCCATAATTCCTATCACATCGCTTCCATGGACCATGAATTGGATTTTATCGTCGCCAAATCTATTGAATGGATCGAACAGTCGAGTGTTTTGCCGGCAGGACGGCAAGCGTAA
- the mmuM gene encoding homocysteine S-methyltransferase, whose product MNPIEQILNEFPVLIVDGAMATELENYGCNLNDSLWSAKILMENPELIKKVHVDYFQAGADCAITASYQATIEGYQERGLTESQAIALITKSVELATQARDEFWGAAADRSDRPKPLVAASVGPYGAFLSDGSEYRGGYAIGEEQLAAFHRERIRVLVEAGADILACETLPCLAEAKAIVSVLEEFPQVSAWFTFSAKDEFHISDGERIADCAKWLEQQPQVAAIGINCTAPQFIESLIQEVKSASSKPVIVYPNSGATYDPISKTWSEEPSAGAFSANSKAWHKAGADIIGGCCSTTPDDIAAIASWARQGKASEV is encoded by the coding sequence ATGAACCCGATTGAACAGATATTGAACGAGTTCCCGGTCCTCATCGTGGACGGGGCTATGGCGACAGAACTTGAAAACTATGGATGCAATTTAAATGATTCTTTATGGTCAGCGAAAATATTGATGGAAAATCCGGAGTTAATCAAGAAAGTGCATGTGGATTATTTCCAGGCTGGGGCGGATTGTGCCATTACGGCCAGTTACCAGGCGACTATTGAAGGCTATCAGGAGAGAGGGCTGACAGAATCACAAGCGATCGCATTGATCACGAAGTCTGTCGAGTTGGCAACACAAGCGCGCGACGAGTTTTGGGGCGCTGCAGCGGATCGCTCGGACAGGCCCAAGCCTTTAGTGGCGGCATCAGTCGGCCCGTACGGCGCATTTTTATCGGACGGGTCTGAATACCGCGGCGGCTATGCGATTGGCGAAGAGCAATTGGCCGCATTTCATAGAGAGCGCATCCGGGTGCTGGTGGAAGCAGGAGCGGATATTTTAGCGTGCGAAACTTTGCCGTGCCTTGCGGAAGCGAAAGCGATCGTGAGCGTGCTGGAAGAATTCCCGCAAGTGTCTGCCTGGTTCACATTCAGTGCGAAAGATGAGTTCCATATCAGCGACGGGGAGCGGATCGCGGATTGTGCAAAATGGCTCGAGCAACAACCGCAAGTGGCGGCAATCGGCATTAATTGCACAGCTCCGCAGTTTATCGAATCCTTGATCCAGGAAGTGAAAAGCGCGTCTTCCAAACCGGTCATCGTTTATCCGAATTCCGGCGCCACTTACGACCCGATAAGCAAAACCTGGAGCGAAGAACCGTCAGCTGGTGCGTTTTCAGCTAATTCGAAAGCCTGGCATAAAGCAGGAGCAGATATCATCGGCGGCTGTTGCAGCACGACTCCCGATGATATTGCAGCGATCGCCTCGTGGGCGCGCCAAGGGAAGGCTTCGGAAGTTTAA
- a CDS encoding amino acid ABC transporter ATP-binding protein, translated as MIKLEKLHKYYDRQHVLKGIDLTVEKGEVVAVLGPSGSGKSTLLRCINFLEDPTSGIVEIGGKRVDAATAKKKEIFALRTATGMVFQQYNLFKNLTVLQNVSVGLTSVKRMKKDAADKKGIEMLEQVGLSSKLSHYPAQLSGGQQQRVGIARALALDPEVLLFDEPTSSLDPELVDEVLATIRRVADTGKTMFIVTHELSFAREISDRVIFMEDGVIIEQGTAEQIFTEPAVERTRQFLGKAVQG; from the coding sequence ATGATCAAATTGGAGAAGCTGCATAAATATTACGATCGCCAGCATGTGTTGAAAGGCATCGATTTAACCGTCGAAAAAGGCGAAGTGGTGGCGGTCCTCGGGCCAAGTGGTTCCGGGAAGTCGACGTTGTTGCGCTGCATCAATTTTCTCGAAGATCCGACGAGCGGCATCGTGGAAATCGGCGGAAAGCGGGTGGATGCGGCCACCGCCAAGAAAAAGGAAATCTTCGCGCTCAGGACTGCAACGGGCATGGTGTTCCAGCAATACAACCTGTTCAAGAATCTGACTGTGCTGCAAAATGTCTCCGTCGGTTTGACGAGCGTCAAGCGGATGAAAAAAGACGCTGCTGACAAGAAAGGCATCGAGATGCTCGAGCAGGTCGGCTTGTCGTCTAAACTGAGCCATTACCCTGCGCAATTGTCCGGAGGCCAGCAGCAGCGTGTCGGCATCGCCCGTGCGCTGGCTTTGGACCCGGAAGTGCTGTTATTCGACGAACCGACTTCTTCATTGGACCCTGAACTGGTCGATGAAGTATTGGCCACCATCCGCCGCGTCGCGGACACCGGAAAAACGATGTTCATCGTGACCCATGAATTGAGTTTTGCGCGGGAAATTTCGGACCGCGTCATCTTTATGGAAGACGGCGTCATTATTGAGCAAGGCACGGCTGAGCAAATTTTCACTGAGCCCGCCGTTGAAAGAACGAGACAATTTTTAGGGAAAGCCGTCCAAGGCTGA
- a CDS encoding amino acid ABC transporter permease translates to MENLLDLNFLIESFPAIISRLPVTIGIAVGSLLLSLVIGVAAALIKIYKVPVLSVITSIYISFIRGTPLLVQIYLVFYGIPKIIYFLQSEYGWLQSADVNSIAPEFYALMAFSINLGAYLSETIRSAIESVDRGQFEAAKAIGMTPVQMMLKIVFPQALTVAIPNLGNMFISTIKDTSLVFIIGVIDIMGQAKILGSRGLAFFEVYIAVSIVYWILCIAVERLLVKIEKRARRYERGIA, encoded by the coding sequence ATGGAAAATTTACTGGACTTGAATTTCTTGATCGAGAGCTTTCCTGCCATTATTTCCAGGCTGCCGGTTACGATCGGCATAGCAGTCGGCTCGCTGCTTTTGAGTCTGGTCATCGGCGTGGCTGCGGCATTGATCAAAATCTACAAAGTGCCCGTGCTCAGCGTCATCACGTCGATCTATATTTCCTTTATCCGGGGGACGCCGTTATTGGTGCAGATTTACCTGGTGTTTTACGGGATTCCGAAAATCATTTATTTTCTTCAGAGCGAATACGGCTGGCTTCAGTCGGCGGACGTCAATAGCATCGCGCCGGAATTCTATGCCTTGATGGCCTTTTCCATCAATTTGGGCGCGTATTTATCCGAGACGATCCGTTCGGCGATCGAATCGGTCGACCGCGGCCAGTTCGAAGCCGCCAAAGCAATCGGCATGACGCCTGTGCAGATGATGCTGAAGATCGTCTTTCCACAGGCCTTGACGGTAGCGATCCCGAACCTCGGCAATATGTTCATCAGCACCATCAAAGACACCTCGCTCGTGTTCATCATCGGCGTCATCGATATCATGGGGCAGGCAAAAATCCTCGGCTCCCGCGGCTTGGCGTTCTTTGAGGTGTATATCGCCGTCTCGATCGTCTATTGGATCTTATGCATTGCCGTCGAGCGATTATTGGTGAAGATCGAGAAGCGTGCACGCAGATATGAAAGAGGGATTGCCTGA